A region from the Nesterenkonia lacusekhoensis genome encodes:
- a CDS encoding lipoate--protein ligase family protein → MAHGEYKVPSGKLVVADLELSEDAPVIARASINGDFFLEPDDALEALNAALTGLSADASREEIAAAVRAGLPEGAQMIGFDEAAVATAVRRALGRATGWEDHQWEVLPATNLPIAVNVALDQVLTEEVGAGNRPPLMRLWDWSERAVVIGSFQSLANEVDSAAAAALDTEVVRRISGGGAMFMESGNCITYSLCFPQSLVDGLSFADSYPFLDSWVMEALERVGVRAEYKPLNDIVSAAEGEGLGRKIGGAAQKRLANGGMLHHVTMSYDIDAERMTQVLRIGREKLSDKGHRSAVKRVDPLRSQTGLARQEIMDVFVRTFAERHGATVASIRPHELARAEQLVAEKFGTEEWTARVP, encoded by the coding sequence ATGGCTCATGGTGAATACAAAGTGCCCAGCGGCAAGCTGGTGGTGGCTGATCTGGAGCTCAGCGAGGATGCCCCTGTCATCGCGCGGGCATCGATCAACGGAGATTTCTTCCTGGAACCTGATGACGCTTTGGAGGCCCTCAACGCCGCGTTGACCGGACTCTCCGCTGACGCCTCCCGGGAGGAGATCGCCGCTGCTGTCCGGGCCGGTCTGCCGGAGGGTGCGCAGATGATCGGCTTCGATGAGGCCGCAGTGGCCACAGCCGTGCGCCGGGCGCTCGGCCGCGCCACCGGTTGGGAGGACCACCAGTGGGAGGTGCTGCCGGCCACGAACCTGCCGATTGCGGTGAACGTGGCCCTGGATCAGGTGCTCACCGAAGAGGTCGGTGCGGGCAATCGCCCTCCGCTGATGCGGCTCTGGGACTGGTCAGAGCGCGCAGTGGTGATCGGGTCCTTCCAGTCCTTGGCCAATGAGGTGGACAGCGCCGCGGCGGCGGCGCTGGATACTGAGGTGGTGCGCCGGATCTCCGGCGGCGGCGCGATGTTCATGGAATCGGGCAACTGCATCACCTACTCGCTGTGCTTCCCCCAGTCGCTGGTGGATGGCTTGAGCTTCGCCGATTCCTATCCCTTCCTGGACTCCTGGGTCATGGAGGCCCTGGAGCGGGTCGGTGTCCGTGCCGAGTACAAACCGCTCAACGACATCGTCTCGGCTGCCGAGGGCGAAGGCCTGGGGCGCAAGATCGGCGGGGCCGCCCAGAAGCGGCTTGCCAACGGGGGCATGCTCCACCACGTGACCATGAGCTATGACATCGACGCCGAGCGTATGACCCAGGTGCTGCGCATCGGTCGTGAGAAGCTCTCCGACAAGGGCCACCGCTCAGCGGTGAAACGTGTGGACCCGCTGCGCAGCCAGACCGGTCTGGCGCGGCAGGAGATCATGGACGTGTTCGTGCGGACCTTCGCAGAGCGCCACGGCGCCACGGTGGCCAGCATCCGTCCCCACGAGCTGGCCCGCGCGGAGCAGCTGGTGGCAGAGAAGTTCGGCACCGAGGAATGGACGGCACGAGTCCCATGA
- a CDS encoding NCS2 family permease: MTQQNDSTTHARGNLSFLDRYFHITERGSTLGREMRGGLATFFAMSYIIVLNPLIIGGAQDSTGNYLGGGEEPNFAMIAAATSLISGVLTILMGVVGKFPMAVSSSLGLSAFITYGIVVLPGMTWADAMGLVVIEGFILLILVLTGFRSAIFNAVPSPLKVAISVGIGLFIALIGMINAGFIQNSGGTGLELGVGGFVFGWPLLIFLVALFALFAMWSANIRGAILYSIIGATVLAITIESLLSVGPRTGDDGEVLNEYGWDLNVPTLDKDWITAPDLSVLGQFNLLGSWESVGMVAATLLIFTLLLANFFDLLGTMVGVSNTGDIKDDDGEIPYSRRIMVADALGTMGGGAGGTSVNSGFIESTVGVGDGARTGLANMVTGVLFLATIVLAPLAELIPTEAASATLILVGFLMMQQITRIDWKDVEIAIPAFMTLVMMPFSYSITNGIGAGFITYVLVKVLRGKFREVHPLMYVTAALFVLYFVSGPIQDALGVS; the protein is encoded by the coding sequence GTGACGCAGCAGAATGATTCCACCACCCACGCCCGCGGGAACCTGAGCTTCCTGGACCGCTACTTCCACATCACCGAACGGGGTTCGACCCTGGGCCGCGAGATGCGTGGAGGACTGGCGACCTTCTTCGCGATGTCCTACATCATTGTGCTCAACCCGTTGATCATCGGGGGCGCGCAGGACTCCACCGGCAACTACCTGGGCGGCGGCGAGGAGCCGAACTTCGCGATGATCGCGGCGGCCACCTCTCTGATCTCAGGCGTGCTGACCATCCTGATGGGGGTGGTGGGCAAATTCCCCATGGCGGTCTCCTCCTCGTTGGGCCTCTCGGCCTTCATCACCTACGGGATCGTGGTCCTTCCGGGGATGACCTGGGCCGATGCCATGGGCCTGGTCGTCATCGAAGGCTTCATCCTGCTGATCCTGGTGCTGACCGGCTTCCGCTCCGCGATATTCAACGCGGTCCCTTCACCGCTGAAGGTGGCCATCAGTGTGGGTATCGGCCTGTTCATCGCCCTGATCGGCATGATCAACGCCGGCTTCATCCAGAACTCAGGCGGCACCGGTCTGGAGCTCGGTGTGGGCGGCTTCGTCTTCGGCTGGCCGCTGCTGATCTTCCTGGTCGCTCTCTTCGCCCTCTTCGCCATGTGGTCGGCGAACATCCGCGGCGCCATCCTGTACTCGATCATCGGCGCCACAGTTCTGGCCATCACCATCGAGTCCCTGCTGTCGGTGGGGCCGCGCACCGGTGACGACGGTGAGGTGCTCAACGAATACGGGTGGGACCTCAATGTGCCGACTCTGGACAAGGACTGGATCACGGCTCCGGATCTGAGCGTGCTCGGACAGTTCAACCTGCTGGGCTCCTGGGAATCTGTGGGCATGGTGGCGGCCACTCTGCTGATCTTCACGCTGCTGCTGGCCAACTTCTTCGACCTGCTGGGCACCATGGTCGGAGTCTCCAACACCGGTGACATCAAGGACGACGACGGCGAGATCCCCTACTCCCGCCGGATCATGGTGGCTGATGCGCTGGGCACGATGGGCGGCGGTGCCGGCGGGACCTCGGTGAACTCCGGATTCATCGAATCCACGGTGGGCGTCGGCGACGGCGCCCGCACCGGTCTGGCGAACATGGTCACCGGCGTGCTGTTCCTGGCGACGATCGTGCTGGCCCCGCTGGCTGAGCTGATCCCCACTGAGGCGGCATCGGCGACTCTGATCCTGGTGGGCTTCCTGATGATGCAGCAGATCACCAGGATCGACTGGAAGGACGTGGAGATCGCGATCCCCGCCTTCATGACGCTGGTGATGATGCCCTTCAGCTACTCGATCACCAACGGCATCGGCGCCGGATTCATCACCTATGTCCTGGTCAAGGTGCTGCGCGGGAAGTTCCGCGAGGTCCACCCGCTGATGTACGTCACGGCGGCGCTGTTCGTGCTCTACTTCGTCTCTGGGCCGATCCAGGACGCTCTGGGCGTGAGCTGA
- a CDS encoding ABC transporter permease — protein MSTELSRPAPAAQRVIAHGLYETRNVLRNGEQLLVSLILPLLVLLGAHRLDIALGDSSLPSIDVITPGVLALAVMASAFTGQGIATGFERQYGVLAYLATTPLGPTGLILGKALAVLCVVIVQAVVLGGAGLVLGWSPEPTGLPWLALAVVMGAAAFTALGLLLAGTVRAEATLALTNVLWVLMGAAGGTVFPLDHDGGAALLLLLPSASLGESIRTATLEGSPALLPLIILAGWAALATLAARRWFNWR, from the coding sequence ATGAGCACTGAGCTCTCGCGCCCAGCCCCCGCGGCACAGCGGGTGATCGCCCATGGTCTGTATGAGACCCGCAACGTGCTGCGCAACGGCGAGCAGCTGCTGGTCTCCCTGATCCTCCCCCTGCTGGTGCTGCTGGGCGCGCACCGACTGGACATCGCCCTGGGCGACAGCTCCCTGCCGAGCATCGACGTGATCACTCCGGGCGTGCTCGCCCTGGCCGTCATGGCCTCCGCCTTCACCGGGCAGGGCATCGCCACCGGCTTCGAGCGCCAGTACGGGGTGCTGGCCTATCTGGCCACCACTCCCCTGGGCCCCACCGGGCTGATCCTGGGCAAGGCCCTGGCCGTGCTCTGTGTGGTCATCGTCCAAGCCGTGGTGCTCGGCGGCGCCGGACTGGTGCTGGGCTGGTCGCCTGAGCCGACCGGGCTGCCGTGGCTGGCCCTCGCCGTCGTCATGGGCGCCGCCGCGTTCACCGCACTAGGCCTGCTGCTGGCCGGAACCGTCCGCGCCGAAGCCACACTGGCGCTGACCAATGTGCTCTGGGTGCTGATGGGCGCCGCCGGCGGGACGGTGTTCCCGCTCGACCACGACGGCGGAGCCGCCCTGCTGCTCCTGCTGCCCTCTGCCTCGCTGGGCGAGAGCATCCGCACTGCGACTCTGGAGGGCAGCCCTGCCCTGCTGCCCCTGATCATCCTTGCCGGCTGGGCCGCCCTGGCGACCCTGGCCGCACGCCGCTGGTTCAACTGGAGATGA
- a CDS encoding ABC transporter ATP-binding protein: MPQHPPCLSLRQVRYAVGSSQRSAGVKEILRGVDFTARSGEVTVLLGPNGAGKTTALGAAQGLLRPSQGTVQLLGQNPYRAGAALRARVGVMLQDGGLPQSQQPGVLLRHVARLHQNPWPVDDLMERLDMGDFMTTSIRRLSGGQKQRVALAASLIGRPEVVFLDEPSAGLDPQSRQMVFDLIQHLRRLGLGIVLTTHLLEEAQKLADSVFILKDGLVVRHGTVSELTGDADAAATDGAAPARRLVFVAPRTLTRVELESAPLALELDGSADNEPGARWAASGISTPADLSALTTWWEQIRLMPGEVSFEARTLEDVFWEVSTS, encoded by the coding sequence GTGCCCCAGCATCCACCCTGTCTCAGCCTGCGCCAGGTGCGGTACGCCGTGGGCTCCTCCCAGCGGAGCGCCGGAGTGAAGGAGATCCTCCGCGGCGTGGACTTCACCGCACGCAGCGGCGAGGTGACCGTCCTCCTCGGCCCCAACGGCGCGGGAAAGACCACCGCGCTCGGAGCCGCCCAAGGCCTCCTGCGCCCGTCCCAGGGAACTGTCCAGCTGCTCGGGCAGAATCCCTACAGAGCCGGCGCGGCGCTGCGCGCCCGGGTCGGTGTGATGCTTCAGGACGGCGGGCTCCCCCAGTCCCAGCAGCCCGGTGTGCTGCTGCGCCACGTGGCCCGCCTGCATCAGAACCCCTGGCCGGTGGATGACCTGATGGAGCGCCTGGACATGGGTGACTTCATGACCACCAGCATCCGCCGCCTCTCCGGCGGACAGAAGCAGCGGGTCGCCTTGGCGGCCAGCCTGATCGGGCGCCCGGAAGTGGTCTTCCTGGATGAGCCCTCCGCCGGCCTGGACCCCCAGTCACGCCAGATGGTCTTCGACCTGATCCAGCACCTGCGACGCCTCGGGCTGGGCATCGTGCTGACCACGCACCTCCTCGAAGAGGCCCAGAAGCTGGCCGACTCGGTGTTCATCCTCAAGGACGGTCTCGTGGTCCGCCACGGGACAGTGTCCGAACTCACCGGCGACGCCGACGCGGCCGCAACCGACGGTGCGGCACCGGCCCGACGGCTCGTGTTCGTGGCACCTAGGACCCTCACCCGGGTCGAGCTGGAGTCTGCTCCGCTGGCTCTGGAGCTCGATGGCAGCGCCGACAACGAGCCCGGCGCCCGGTGGGCCGCCTCGGGGATCAGCACCCCCGCCGACCTGAGCGCGCTGACCACCTGGTGGGAGCAGATCCGTCTCATGCCCGGCGAGGTCTCCTTCGAAGCCCGCACCCTTGAGGACGTCTTCTGGGAGGTCTCGACCTCATGA
- a CDS encoding COX15/CtaA family protein: protein MNIIDSIRRRLPTEITRRTKRIAWASLVANIGIILTGGAVRLTDSGLGCPEWPMCTEDSLVSTAEMGIHGAIEFGNRLLTYVLIAIAAALLLSVVRLWQTHRSLVVMSIVVVAGIPMQGVIGGITVWTHLNPWVVALHFIVSAGLVMVSTWILNRISLELRTGGPGVPLVDGDTDHVTRGMAWVILGAAWVAVVLGTVVTGTGPHAGDPEAPRHGFDPQLVTQLHVVPVYVLCAATVAVLVRQAGLRTSPAQRRAAWLLVAVIVAQGIIGYTQHFTGLPLGLVWAHMLGSALTMVAAANLWDRYQGPYITRSPYSSPESPESSKTSMVPE from the coding sequence ATGAACATCATCGATAGCATCCGACGTCGGCTCCCGACCGAGATCACGCGCAGGACCAAGCGGATCGCCTGGGCCTCGCTGGTGGCCAACATCGGCATCATCCTCACCGGCGGTGCCGTCCGGCTCACCGACTCCGGACTGGGCTGCCCCGAATGGCCCATGTGCACCGAAGACTCCCTGGTCTCCACCGCAGAGATGGGCATCCACGGTGCCATCGAGTTCGGCAACCGGCTGCTGACCTATGTGCTGATCGCCATCGCAGCAGCCCTGCTGCTCTCCGTGGTGCGGCTCTGGCAGACCCATCGCTCGCTGGTGGTCATGTCCATCGTGGTCGTGGCCGGCATCCCGATGCAGGGCGTCATCGGCGGCATCACCGTCTGGACCCACCTCAACCCCTGGGTCGTCGCACTTCACTTCATCGTCTCGGCGGGACTGGTGATGGTCTCCACGTGGATCCTCAACCGGATCTCTCTGGAGCTGCGGACCGGCGGGCCCGGCGTCCCGCTGGTCGACGGCGACACCGATCATGTCACCCGAGGCATGGCCTGGGTGATCCTGGGCGCGGCATGGGTCGCCGTGGTGCTGGGCACTGTGGTGACCGGCACCGGGCCTCACGCGGGCGACCCGGAGGCACCGCGGCACGGCTTCGACCCCCAGCTGGTCACCCAGCTGCATGTGGTGCCGGTCTATGTGCTCTGCGCGGCCACTGTGGCAGTGCTGGTCCGCCAGGCAGGTCTGCGCACCTCCCCCGCCCAGCGCCGTGCGGCGTGGCTTCTGGTGGCTGTGATCGTGGCCCAGGGCATCATCGGCTACACGCAGCACTTCACCGGCCTGCCCCTCGGTCTGGTCTGGGCCCATATGTTGGGCTCGGCGCTGACGATGGTCGCCGCCGCCAACCTGTGGGACCGCTATCAGGGCCCCTACATCACCAGGAGTCCCTACTCCTCACCCGAGTCCCCGGAGTCGTCGAAGACGTCGATGGTTCCTGAGTAG
- a CDS encoding beta-propeller fold lactonase family protein: MEQRTHEAWGAASLAALLMLTSCGGDDAEAGSDEATQQQTASEQTAEGTEAPLGEDEEQESPEQESPEQESEEQAPDVPEASSTSLEHETTLHQDSLTDTVISPKSVVSSGDGLAIANNMLYQNTVTVYDTETRELVQELPDTVTPGDLGAEGYPESVQGAPVEAVWTEDGQYAYVSNYRLADMGASADDSCTAGEAIAPSAVYRYSVEEQDWDQFIEVGRVPKFVELTPDGSRLLVTNWCDFDLSVIDTETGEEEFRIPLNAQPRGIAAMPDNETVYVTAMYADELYRVDLESQQSEIIYDQASFPRHLVLSPDSETLYVTFSRSDLLVAFDTETDEVIRTANTGQEPRTMDISADGSALYIVNYDEDTVSKFDAESFEEIDRRPTGHLPIGVSYDSVTASVWVANYSGTIDVFDDSGDSGEE, translated from the coding sequence GTGGAGCAGAGGACTCATGAGGCCTGGGGCGCGGCGTCGTTGGCGGCGCTGCTGATGCTGACCTCCTGCGGAGGCGACGACGCCGAGGCAGGATCGGACGAGGCGACTCAGCAGCAGACAGCCTCCGAGCAGACGGCCGAGGGAACAGAGGCCCCTCTCGGTGAGGACGAGGAGCAGGAGAGCCCGGAGCAGGAGAGCCCGGAACAGGAGAGCGAGGAGCAGGCTCCAGACGTCCCCGAGGCCAGCAGCACCTCGCTGGAGCATGAGACCACGCTCCACCAGGACAGCCTGACCGATACGGTGATCTCGCCGAAGTCTGTGGTCTCCAGCGGAGACGGCCTGGCCATCGCCAACAACATGCTCTATCAGAACACCGTCACCGTCTATGACACGGAGACTCGGGAGCTCGTCCAGGAGCTTCCGGACACGGTGACCCCGGGGGATCTCGGGGCGGAAGGCTACCCGGAGAGTGTCCAAGGGGCTCCGGTGGAGGCGGTCTGGACTGAGGACGGCCAGTACGCCTATGTGTCCAACTACCGTCTGGCCGATATGGGCGCCAGTGCTGATGACAGCTGTACAGCAGGCGAGGCGATCGCACCCTCTGCGGTCTACCGGTACAGCGTCGAGGAGCAGGACTGGGACCAGTTCATCGAAGTGGGTCGGGTGCCCAAGTTCGTGGAGCTGACGCCGGACGGCTCAAGGCTGCTGGTGACCAACTGGTGCGACTTCGACCTCTCTGTCATCGACACAGAGACCGGCGAGGAGGAGTTCCGCATTCCGCTCAATGCCCAGCCTCGCGGCATCGCCGCGATGCCGGACAATGAGACGGTCTATGTGACGGCGATGTATGCCGATGAGCTCTACCGCGTGGACCTGGAGTCCCAACAGAGCGAGATCATCTATGACCAGGCGAGCTTCCCGCGCCATCTGGTGCTCTCGCCGGACAGCGAGACTCTGTATGTGACCTTCTCCCGGTCGGACCTGCTGGTGGCCTTCGACACCGAGACCGACGAGGTCATCCGCACGGCGAACACGGGCCAGGAGCCGCGCACCATGGACATCTCCGCCGACGGCAGCGCCCTCTACATCGTCAACTATGACGAGGACACCGTCTCGAAGTTCGACGCCGAGAGCTTCGAGGAGATCGACCGCCGACCCACCGGACACCTGCCCATCGGGGTCAGCTATGACTCGGTCACCGCCTCGGTCTGGGTGGCGAACTACTCAGGAACCATCGACGTCTTCGACGACTCCGGGGACTCGGGTGAGGAGTAG
- the glnA gene encoding type I glutamate--ammonia ligase: MFTSPEEVLKFIKEEDVKFVDIRFTDLPGLQHHFNVPAKTVDLEFFENGQLFDGSSIRGFQGIAESDMQLIPDVATAFLDEYRAEKTLAMNFSIVNPRTGEPYARDPRGVAQKAEEYLSSSGIADTAFFGPEAEFFLFDDVKWSSTPQASFYSVDAEEAEWKSGEQIPGGNLGHQMATKGGYFPVTPQDKTADVRDAICLALEAVGLEVERSHHEVGGPGQQEINYKFNTLVHAADDVQKFKYVVKNTALEYGKSATFMPKPIFGENGSGMHCHQSLWSGGEPLFYDEKGYANLSDTARWYIGGLLKHAHAVLAFSNPTVNSYKRLVKGYEAPVSLVYSQGNRSAAVRIPITGSNPKAKRLEFRAPDASGNPYLGFAAMLMAGLDGIKNRIEPHEPVDKDLYELPAEELKDIPQAPGSLEEALNALENDYEFLLEGGVFTEELVKAWIEYKREEEIAPLNLRPNPYEFELYYSV, encoded by the coding sequence ATGTTCACCAGCCCCGAGGAAGTTCTGAAGTTCATCAAGGAAGAGGACGTCAAGTTCGTCGACATCCGCTTCACTGACCTTCCCGGCCTCCAGCACCACTTCAATGTTCCGGCCAAGACCGTCGACCTCGAGTTCTTCGAGAACGGTCAGCTGTTCGATGGCTCCTCCATCCGCGGCTTCCAGGGCATCGCAGAGTCCGATATGCAGCTGATCCCGGATGTGGCGACTGCGTTCCTGGACGAGTACCGCGCAGAGAAGACTCTCGCGATGAACTTCTCCATCGTGAACCCCCGCACCGGCGAGCCCTACGCCCGCGATCCCCGCGGCGTGGCCCAGAAGGCCGAAGAGTACCTCTCCTCCTCCGGCATCGCCGACACCGCGTTCTTCGGCCCCGAGGCTGAGTTCTTCCTCTTCGACGATGTGAAGTGGTCCTCCACCCCGCAGGCCTCCTTCTACTCCGTGGACGCCGAGGAGGCCGAGTGGAAGTCCGGCGAGCAGATCCCCGGCGGCAATCTGGGCCACCAGATGGCCACCAAGGGCGGCTACTTCCCCGTGACTCCTCAGGACAAGACCGCAGACGTCCGCGATGCGATCTGCCTGGCCCTCGAAGCTGTGGGCCTGGAGGTCGAGCGCTCCCACCACGAGGTCGGCGGCCCCGGTCAGCAGGAGATCAACTACAAGTTCAACACTCTGGTGCACGCGGCCGACGACGTCCAGAAGTTCAAGTACGTCGTGAAGAACACCGCGCTGGAGTACGGCAAGAGCGCCACCTTCATGCCCAAGCCGATCTTCGGTGAGAACGGCTCCGGCATGCACTGCCACCAGTCGCTGTGGTCCGGCGGTGAGCCCCTGTTCTACGACGAGAAGGGCTACGCCAACCTCTCCGACACCGCACGCTGGTACATCGGCGGCCTGCTGAAGCACGCACACGCTGTGCTGGCCTTCTCCAACCCGACCGTGAACTCCTATAAGCGTCTGGTCAAGGGCTACGAGGCTCCGGTCTCGCTGGTCTACTCCCAGGGCAACCGGTCGGCAGCGGTGCGCATCCCGATCACCGGCTCCAACCCGAAGGCCAAGCGCCTGGAGTTCCGTGCCCCCGACGCCTCCGGCAACCCCTACCTGGGCTTCGCCGCCATGCTGATGGCAGGTCTCGACGGCATCAAGAACCGCATCGAGCCCCACGAGCCGGTGGACAAGGACCTCTACGAGCTGCCCGCTGAGGAGCTCAAGGACATCCCGCAGGCTCCCGGCAGCCTCGAGGAGGCCCTGAACGCTCTGGAGAACGACTACGAGTTCCTGCTCGAGGGCGGCGTCTTCACCGAAGAGCTGGTCAAGGCGTGGATCGAGTACAAGCGTGAAGAGGAGATCGCTCCGCTGAACCTGCGCCCGAACCCCTACGAGTTCGAGCTGTACTACAGCGTCTGA
- a CDS encoding RDD family protein, translating to MTSDNDAGWPGHEYGLPESGPGSMAPLGRRVLALFIDWALVMVFGTVLAGSFGGSAQAADQLGGLLALVLFVLMHLTMVSFLGITVGKRIVRIQVVRGTQAPGIGPVALRTGLLLLVIPAILSGPDGRALHDKAAGTFQLRM from the coding sequence ATGACTTCAGACAACGACGCCGGCTGGCCCGGCCACGAGTATGGGCTCCCGGAGTCCGGTCCGGGAAGCATGGCGCCGCTGGGACGGAGGGTGCTCGCTCTGTTCATCGATTGGGCCTTGGTGATGGTCTTCGGAACCGTGCTCGCCGGATCCTTCGGCGGATCCGCACAGGCTGCCGATCAGCTGGGCGGGCTCCTGGCCCTGGTGCTCTTCGTGCTGATGCACCTGACCATGGTGAGCTTCCTGGGGATCACGGTCGGCAAGCGGATCGTGCGGATCCAGGTGGTCCGCGGAACTCAGGCCCCCGGCATTGGCCCCGTGGCCTTGCGCACCGGTCTGCTGCTGCTGGTGATCCCGGCCATCCTCTCCGGCCCCGACGGGCGGGCGCTGCACGACAAGGCCGCAGGGACATTCCAGCTGCGCATGTGA
- a CDS encoding LLM class flavin-dependent oxidoreductase, giving the protein MRDRRGVDLDMSITASRPLSLLDLARVNPGEPIAEGIARSRRLAQTADSRGYTRLWFAEHHNMPHVASSATSLLIQHIAAATENIRVGAGGIMLPNHSPLVIAEQFGTLETLFPGRIDLGLGRAPGTDGVTMRALRRDGTEADRFQSDVMELNGYLAGYSRVPGVNAYPGHRTDVPLYILGSSLFGAQLAAHLGVPYAFASHFAPQMLTQAAETYREQFDSSKSLTGPDAKPHFIAAANVIAHDDADVARQQRRQAEDSWIRTMLGRDKQLSDDDVTQLRDHPAGQQVLGMLSRTVSGTQREVVDWLDAFGDEVQADEIMLVNLAPSEDNQHRTLELLAPQAPVL; this is encoded by the coding sequence ATGCGAGACCGGCGCGGCGTTGACCTGGATATGTCCATCACCGCATCACGACCGCTGTCTCTGCTCGACCTCGCCCGGGTGAACCCCGGAGAGCCGATCGCAGAGGGCATCGCCCGCAGCCGCCGTCTGGCACAGACCGCGGACTCTCGGGGCTACACCCGGCTCTGGTTCGCCGAACACCACAACATGCCGCATGTGGCCTCCTCAGCCACCTCCCTGCTCATCCAGCACATCGCCGCCGCCACCGAGAACATCCGCGTGGGCGCCGGCGGCATCATGCTGCCCAACCACTCCCCGCTGGTCATCGCCGAGCAGTTCGGCACGCTGGAGACGCTCTTCCCCGGGCGCATCGATCTGGGTCTGGGCCGTGCGCCCGGCACCGACGGGGTCACCATGCGCGCGCTGCGCCGCGACGGCACGGAGGCAGACCGGTTCCAGTCCGATGTGATGGAGCTCAACGGCTATCTGGCCGGATACAGCCGTGTCCCCGGCGTAAACGCCTATCCCGGCCACCGCACCGATGTGCCGCTCTACATCCTGGGATCTTCGCTGTTCGGCGCCCAGCTGGCCGCTCATCTCGGCGTGCCCTACGCGTTCGCCTCCCACTTCGCGCCGCAGATGCTCACCCAAGCTGCGGAGACCTACCGGGAGCAGTTCGACTCCTCCAAGTCACTGACCGGCCCGGATGCGAAGCCGCACTTCATCGCCGCAGCCAACGTGATCGCCCACGACGACGCCGATGTCGCCCGTCAGCAGCGACGTCAGGCGGAGGACAGCTGGATCCGCACCATGCTGGGCCGCGATAAGCAGCTCTCCGATGACGACGTCACCCAGCTGCGAGACCATCCCGCAGGCCAGCAGGTCCTCGGTATGCTCAGCCGCACCGTCTCCGGCACCCAGCGGGAGGTCGTGGACTGGCTGGATGCCTTCGGCGACGAAGTCCAGGCCGACGAGATCATGCTGGTCAACCTGGCACCGTCTGAAGACAACCAGCACCGGACCTTGGAACTGCTGGCGCCGCAGGCGCCTGTCCTCTGA
- a CDS encoding acyl-CoA dehydrogenase family protein, which yields MSAIDDVLTHQLLERIRQRAPGYDEANEFCREDLDELQQAGYLKALVPQKYGGLGWSLPQLVEAQRLLAAHAPATALAVNMHHVWVSVARQMVAHHHLEFEQVLTETVEGHLFAFGISEPGNDAVLFDSTTQARVHDDGSVSFTGTKIFTTLSPAWTRLGLFGKDSSASGAAEERPLIFGFLPREAQGWEVLGDWDMLGMRATHSNATALKGARVPAERIVRRLPAGPNQDPLVFAVFSSFLTLLASVYTGIGDRALQLGAEHAASRTALTTGQGMDQDPDIRYKMAEAQLQQLALDAQLRGLAEAIERGADYGASWFPRLVTLRTSATRTARAVLEAALNVSGGAQYRRTSELSRLHRDALAGIHHPSDNESAHRTLANFILGPLT from the coding sequence ATGAGCGCGATCGACGATGTCCTCACCCACCAGCTGCTGGAGCGGATCCGGCAGCGCGCACCGGGCTATGACGAGGCCAATGAGTTCTGCCGAGAGGATCTCGACGAGCTGCAGCAGGCCGGGTACCTGAAGGCCCTGGTCCCGCAGAAGTACGGAGGCCTCGGCTGGAGCCTGCCACAGCTGGTCGAGGCCCAGCGTCTGCTGGCCGCCCACGCTCCGGCCACTGCCCTGGCGGTCAACATGCACCATGTCTGGGTCTCTGTTGCTCGGCAGATGGTGGCCCACCACCACCTTGAGTTCGAACAGGTCCTCACGGAGACCGTCGAAGGGCACCTCTTCGCCTTCGGCATCTCAGAACCGGGCAACGACGCCGTCCTCTTCGACTCCACGACGCAGGCCAGAGTCCACGACGACGGCTCCGTCAGCTTCACCGGCACCAAGATCTTCACCACGCTCTCGCCGGCATGGACCCGGCTGGGTCTCTTCGGCAAGGACAGCTCCGCCTCCGGGGCTGCGGAGGAGCGGCCGCTGATCTTCGGCTTCCTGCCGCGCGAGGCGCAGGGCTGGGAGGTCCTCGGCGACTGGGACATGTTGGGCATGCGAGCCACTCATTCCAATGCCACTGCGCTGAAGGGCGCCAGAGTGCCGGCCGAGCGGATCGTGCGTCGGCTGCCCGCCGGACCCAACCAGGATCCGTTGGTCTTCGCGGTCTTCTCGTCCTTCCTGACGCTGCTGGCCTCGGTCTACACCGGCATCGGTGACCGGGCCCTGCAGCTGGGTGCTGAGCATGCGGCGTCGCGGACTGCGCTGACCACAGGGCAGGGTATGGACCAGGATCCTGACATCCGGTACAAGATGGCCGAGGCGCAGCTGCAGCAGCTGGCCCTGGACGCGCAGCTGCGCGGACTGGCGGAGGCCATCGAGCGGGGCGCCGACTATGGGGCGTCCTGGTTCCCGCGGCTGGTCACGCTGCGGACCTCAGCCACGCGGACTGCGCGTGCGGTGCTGGAGGCCGCGCTGAACGTGAGCGGGGGAGCGCAGTACCGCCGCACCTCCGAACTCTCCCGGCTGCACAGGGACGCTCTGGCCGGAATCCACCATCCTTCGGATAACGAATCCGCCCACCGGACCTTGGCGAACTTCATCCTGGGACCCCTCACCTGA